From Caulobacter segnis, a single genomic window includes:
- a CDS encoding cell surface protein: MRSILFVAGCAVALTMTACSQEHATEVKEGAQAAASDIKDAAHNIANDPDVKEAGTAIKESTKETAGEVADQAKELGAKASQEAKEAGRDLKKDAKEGAAESKKQLNEATH; encoded by the coding sequence ATGCGTTCCATTCTGTTCGTCGCCGGCTGCGCCGTGGCCCTGACCATGACCGCCTGCTCGCAGGAGCACGCCACCGAGGTGAAGGAGGGCGCGCAGGCCGCCGCTTCCGACATCAAGGACGCCGCCCACAACATCGCCAACGACCCCGACGTCAAGGAAGCGGGCACGGCGATCAAGGAAAGCACGAAGGAAACGGCCGGCGAGGTCGCCGACCAGGCCAAGGAGCTGGGCGCCAAGGCCAGCCAGGAAGCCAAGGAAGCTGGCCGCGACCTGAAGAAGGACGCCAAGGAAGGCGCGGCCGAGAGCAAGAAGCAACTGAACGAGGCGACGCACTAG
- the fmt gene encoding methionyl-tRNA formyltransferase translates to MRIAFLGTPDFAVTCLAELVASGHEIVAVYSQPPAPRGRGQDLKPSPVHAFAEGLGLPVRTPVSMKTPEEIAAFQALELDAAVVVAFGQILVKAVLEAPKFGCFNLHASLLPRWRGAAPIQRAIMAGDAVTGVQVMRMSEGLDEGPILMSQQVAIADDDTVASLHDKLAATGARLLPVALAAIERGVVQETPQAEDGVTYAKKIKSAEARIDWTRPAAEVDRHIRGLSPFPGAWFEAPSDKGPVRVKALLSRVEATSGTPGTALDDSLLIACGEGSVRLLKAQREGKGAQDAQTFTRGFPVLAGTVLA, encoded by the coding sequence ATGCGCATCGCCTTCCTCGGCACTCCCGACTTCGCCGTGACCTGCCTGGCCGAACTGGTCGCCTCGGGCCACGAGATCGTCGCCGTCTATTCCCAGCCGCCGGCCCCGCGCGGGCGCGGCCAGGACCTCAAGCCCTCGCCGGTCCACGCCTTCGCCGAAGGCCTAGGCCTGCCGGTCCGCACGCCGGTCTCGATGAAGACGCCGGAAGAGATTGCGGCCTTCCAGGCCCTGGAGCTGGACGCCGCCGTCGTCGTCGCCTTCGGCCAGATCCTGGTGAAGGCGGTGCTGGAGGCGCCCAAGTTCGGCTGCTTCAACCTGCACGCCTCGCTGCTGCCGCGCTGGCGCGGCGCGGCCCCGATCCAGCGGGCGATCATGGCCGGCGACGCGGTCACCGGCGTCCAGGTCATGCGGATGAGCGAGGGCCTCGACGAGGGTCCGATCCTGATGTCGCAGCAGGTGGCCATCGCCGACGACGACACCGTCGCCAGCCTGCATGACAAGCTGGCCGCCACCGGCGCGCGCCTGCTGCCGGTCGCCCTGGCCGCCATCGAGCGCGGCGTGGTCCAAGAGACGCCCCAGGCCGAGGACGGCGTCACCTACGCCAAGAAGATCAAGTCGGCCGAGGCCCGCATCGACTGGACTCGCCCGGCCGCCGAGGTCGACCGCCACATCCGGGGCCTGTCGCCCTTCCCCGGGGCGTGGTTCGAGGCGCCTTCGGACAAGGGGCCCGTGCGCGTGAAAGCCCTGCTGTCGCGCGTTGAAGCGACCTCGGGAACACCCGGAACCGCGCTGGACGACAGCTTGCTGATCGCCTGCGGTGAAGGCTCCGTGCGCCTGCTCAAGGCCCAGCGCGAAGGCAAGGGCGCCCAGGACGCGCAGACCTTCACCCGCGGCTTCCCCGTCTTGGCCGGGACCGTGCTGGCCTGA
- the truA gene encoding tRNA pseudouridine(38-40) synthase TruA produces the protein MPRYRLLVEYDGRPYSGFQAQALLPSVQGAIEAAVKAFSGQDVRIAAAGRTDTGVHATGQVVHVDLDKDWPAQTVFNALNAHLTREAVSILSAQVAEDGWHARFSANERRYLYRILNRRAPPALDKGRVWHMKKDLDHEAMHAAAQHLVGLHDFTTFRDMHCQAKSPVKTLDVARVRRVGEEIHLDFEARSFLHRQVRSMTGTLVEVGAGRWTPDDVKAALEAKDRRECGPVAPADGLYLVGVGYGEATPPT, from the coding sequence ATGCCCCGCTACCGCCTCCTCGTCGAGTATGACGGCCGCCCTTACAGCGGCTTCCAGGCCCAGGCCCTGCTGCCGTCGGTGCAGGGCGCGATCGAGGCGGCGGTGAAGGCGTTCAGCGGCCAGGACGTGCGCATCGCCGCCGCCGGCCGCACCGACACCGGCGTCCACGCCACCGGCCAGGTGGTCCATGTCGACCTCGACAAGGACTGGCCAGCCCAGACCGTGTTCAACGCCCTCAACGCCCACCTGACCCGCGAGGCGGTGTCGATCCTGTCCGCCCAGGTCGCCGAGGACGGCTGGCACGCCCGCTTCTCGGCCAACGAACGGCGCTACCTCTACCGGATCCTCAACCGCCGCGCCCCGCCGGCCCTGGACAAGGGTCGGGTCTGGCACATGAAGAAGGACCTGGACCACGAGGCCATGCACGCCGCCGCCCAGCACCTGGTCGGCCTGCATGACTTCACCACCTTCCGCGACATGCACTGCCAGGCCAAGAGCCCGGTGAAGACCCTGGACGTCGCCCGCGTGCGCCGGGTCGGCGAGGAGATCCACCTGGACTTCGAGGCGCGGTCCTTCCTGCATCGCCAGGTGCGGTCGATGACCGGCACCCTGGTCGAGGTCGGCGCGGGTCGCTGGACGCCGGACGACGTCAAGGCGGCGCTGGAGGCCAAGGACCGGCGCGAATGCGGGCCTGTGGCGCCGGCGGACGGGCTTTATCTGGTGGGGGTGGGGTATGGTGAGGCGACTCCCCCCACCTGA
- a CDS encoding glutaminase has product MKALSIPDVLAEVAVLVKPHFGKGRTADYIPELAGVPGSKFGMAVRTVDGDEHVIGDADEGFSVQSITKVFALGLALNRLGDETWTRVGKEPSGTPFNHLSLLEAERGVPRNPFINAGALAITDVLMDVTQDPAALVRDFAGFLADERLEIDPTVAASELANAWQNRAIASLMRGKGTLNHDPESVVAAYCRQCALTMSCRQLARAFLPLAAGGFSPVAQETVFPERLTRRLNALLLTCGIYDSVGNFAYRVGLPAKSGVGGGIVAVIPGKATVAVWAPELDRFGTSVVGTAALEAFSQITNCSVL; this is encoded by the coding sequence GTGAAGGCGCTCTCGATCCCCGACGTGCTGGCCGAGGTGGCCGTGCTGGTCAAGCCGCACTTCGGCAAGGGGCGGACCGCCGACTACATCCCGGAACTGGCCGGCGTGCCGGGGAGCAAGTTCGGCATGGCCGTCCGCACGGTCGACGGCGACGAGCATGTGATCGGCGACGCCGACGAGGGCTTCTCGGTCCAGAGCATCACCAAGGTCTTCGCCCTGGGGCTGGCGCTCAATCGCCTGGGCGACGAGACCTGGACGCGGGTGGGCAAGGAGCCGTCCGGCACGCCGTTCAACCACCTGTCCCTGCTGGAAGCCGAGCGGGGCGTGCCGCGCAATCCGTTCATCAACGCCGGGGCGCTGGCGATCACCGACGTGCTGATGGACGTGACCCAGGATCCCGCCGCCCTGGTCCGCGACTTCGCCGGCTTCCTCGCCGACGAGCGGCTCGAGATCGACCCGACCGTGGCGGCCTCGGAACTGGCCAACGCCTGGCAAAACCGCGCCATCGCCAGCCTGATGCGCGGCAAGGGCACGCTGAACCACGATCCCGAGAGCGTCGTGGCCGCCTATTGCCGCCAGTGCGCCCTGACCATGAGCTGCCGCCAGCTGGCGCGGGCCTTCCTGCCGCTGGCGGCGGGCGGCTTTTCGCCGGTCGCTCAGGAGACGGTATTCCCCGAGCGCCTGACCCGACGGCTGAACGCCCTGCTGCTGACCTGCGGCATCTATGACAGCGTCGGCAACTTCGCCTATCGCGTCGGCCTGCCGGCCAAGAGCGGCGTCGGCGGCGGGATCGTGGCGGTGATCCCCGGCAAGGCGACGGTGGCGGTGTGGGCGCCGGAACTGGACCGCTTCGGCACCAGCGTGGTCGGCACGGCGGCGTTGGAGGCGTTCAGCCAGATCACCAACTGCTCGGTGCTGTAG
- a CDS encoding EamA family transporter, whose translation MAKAVLASWPFWALASAVFAALTAILAKIGVEGVGSNLATLVRTVVILAFAALVVTVSGEWRAPGEIARRSWLFLVLSGLATGASWLCYFRALKIGEAAKVAPIDKLSVVFVAIIAAVFLGEKLSPVNWLGVALIAGGAVLVAVRV comes from the coding sequence GCCAAGGCCGTCCTGGCGAGTTGGCCCTTCTGGGCCCTGGCCTCGGCGGTGTTCGCGGCCCTGACCGCGATCCTGGCCAAGATCGGCGTCGAGGGCGTCGGCTCCAACCTCGCGACCCTGGTGCGGACCGTGGTGATCCTGGCCTTCGCCGCCTTGGTCGTCACGGTGTCGGGCGAGTGGCGCGCGCCGGGCGAGATCGCCCGTCGGTCGTGGCTGTTCCTGGTGCTGTCGGGCCTGGCCACCGGAGCCTCGTGGCTCTGCTATTTCCGGGCCCTGAAGATCGGCGAGGCGGCCAAGGTCGCGCCGATCGACAAGCTCAGCGTCGTGTTCGTGGCGATCATCGCCGCCGTCTTCCTGGGCGAGAAGCTGTCGCCGGTGAACTGGCTGGGCGTGGCGCTGATCGCGGGCGGCGCGGTGCTGGTCGCGGTGCGCGTGTGA